The window TTTAAATTGTGTACTTCTACGAATTTTTGTGTTATAGGTCCCAAGTTACTTGTTAATATACCTACAACTACATTAATTCCAACAAAACCGATACCTATTGTAAGAGCAGAACGAACTGCTTTTCCAACTGGTACTCTGAAAATAAGTGCAAGTAAAAATATTGCGATAGGTAAAATTACAGTAGGTCCTAAATTTAGAAAATACTGAACACCTTTTAATAATCCATCCATTATTATATTCTCCTTTAAAAATTATTTTTTGTTATTTCCATAAGTATTAAATTTAATTAATAGTTACGGATTTTTATAACCATATTTAATTATTTTAAATGTGAAAGAATTTCTTCATCTAGTTCTTCTTCACCAAAACCAGTAATGTAAGCAGTAGCTATTATTGCTGGTATTGAATATATTGTAGGTAACATAGTTGTTGAAACAATTAAATCTGCCTGATTTTGTAATGAGGCTGCCTCTGAAATTTGAATTTGTTTTATGTTTACGTCCAAGTTATGTTTTGCAACCAACTCTTCTACT of the Gemella sp. zg-570 genome contains:
- a CDS encoding PTS sugar transporter subunit IIB, with amino-acid sequence MTKTLLIACGAGIATSTIAVKKVEELVAKHNLDVNIKQIQISEAASLQNQADLIVSTTMLPTIYSIPAIIATAYITGFGEEELDEEILSHLK